In the genome of Cupriavidus taiwanensis, one region contains:
- a CDS encoding c-type cytochrome — MNKSGKPRWRIVVLLVLGAAIAAAVALQTRRYLDTPSDAGKTGDIRKLRIDATDAASVAQGRKIYAQQCAACHGAKLEGQPNWRERLPNGRMPAPPHDASGHTWHHPDAVLFAITKNGLVAGVTAPQGYVSDMPAFGQSLSDQDIVAVLAYIKSTWPQKMAAAQREVTEAHAVRKQGAAQ; from the coding sequence ATGAACAAATCAGGCAAGCCACGCTGGCGGATCGTGGTGCTGCTGGTGCTTGGCGCGGCGATTGCCGCCGCCGTTGCACTGCAGACCAGGCGGTACCTCGATACGCCATCCGATGCCGGCAAGACAGGCGATATACGGAAGCTGCGCATCGATGCTACCGACGCGGCCAGCGTCGCGCAGGGTCGCAAGATCTACGCACAGCAATGCGCCGCATGCCATGGCGCCAAGCTGGAGGGCCAGCCCAACTGGCGCGAGCGGCTGCCGAACGGCCGCATGCCGGCACCGCCGCATGATGCTTCCGGCCATACCTGGCATCATCCCGACGCGGTGCTGTTTGCGATTACCAAGAATGGGCTGGTAGCCGGGGTCACGGCTCCGCAGGGGTATGTCAGCGATATGCCGGCCTTTGGGCAATCGCTGTCCGACCAGGACATCGTTGCCGTGCTGGCGTATATCAAAAGTACCTGGCCGCAGAAAATGGCTGCGGCGCAGCGGGAGGTGACGGAAGCGCATGCCGTGCGCAAGCAGGGCGCTGCGCAGTAA
- a CDS encoding DUF1484 family protein, which translates to MQEKTHPQHETIFVGIPAETLEALDRIQAGLGSVLSLLEVESERSEGCHGVHCLLAMIKMQVDQMAEALQPEAESL; encoded by the coding sequence ATGCAAGAGAAAACCCATCCGCAGCACGAAACCATCTTCGTCGGCATTCCCGCGGAAACCCTGGAAGCCCTCGACCGGATCCAGGCCGGCCTGGGTAGCGTCCTGTCGCTGCTGGAAGTGGAAAGCGAACGGTCCGAGGGATGCCACGGCGTCCATTGCCTGCTGGCGATGATCAAGATGCAGGTGGATCAGATGGCCGAAGCTTTGCAGCCTGAGGCTGAGTCGTTATGA
- a CDS encoding MBL fold metallo-hydrolase, with translation MSETIRNVQPVTANLGKDGAGELVPSRYAVRVGDVDVVLISDGILPLPTSTMSTNVSQADRNAWCDGCFLQRDTFDWALNIALVRSGERLILIDSGVGDGFEYFTRAGRSVMRLESAGIDLAAITDIVITHMHMDHVGGLNVDGVKARLRPDVRIHVAAAEVEFWKNPDFSRTVMPEAVPPALRKAAAKFAQLYSENIVQFDQTVEIAAGVSARVTGGHTPGHCVVDVASNGEKLTFVGDAIFEVGFERPDWQNGFEHDPEAATDVRIALLNEAAATGALLAAAHVAFPSIGHVAKHGESFRFVPVQWDY, from the coding sequence ATGAGCGAAACAATCCGCAATGTGCAGCCGGTTACCGCCAACCTTGGCAAGGATGGTGCCGGCGAACTCGTGCCCTCGCGCTACGCCGTGCGCGTGGGTGACGTCGATGTCGTGCTGATCAGCGATGGCATTCTGCCGCTGCCGACCTCGACCATGTCCACCAACGTAAGCCAGGCCGACCGCAACGCCTGGTGCGATGGCTGCTTCCTGCAACGCGACACGTTCGACTGGGCGCTGAATATCGCGCTGGTGCGCAGCGGCGAACGCCTGATCCTGATCGACTCGGGCGTGGGCGACGGCTTCGAGTACTTCACGCGCGCTGGCCGGTCGGTAATGCGCCTGGAATCGGCAGGCATCGACCTGGCCGCGATCACCGATATCGTGATCACGCATATGCATATGGACCACGTCGGCGGGCTGAACGTCGATGGCGTCAAGGCCAGGCTGCGCCCGGACGTGCGCATTCACGTAGCGGCCGCGGAAGTGGAGTTCTGGAAAAACCCGGACTTCAGCAGGACGGTGATGCCGGAAGCGGTACCTCCCGCGCTCCGCAAGGCGGCGGCAAAGTTTGCGCAACTCTACAGCGAGAACATCGTGCAATTCGACCAGACCGTGGAAATCGCAGCGGGGGTGTCGGCGCGCGTGACGGGCGGGCACACGCCGGGGCACTGCGTCGTGGACGTGGCTTCGAACGGCGAGAAACTGACATTCGTCGGCGACGCGATCTTCGAGGTCGGCTTCGAGCGGCCCGACTGGCAGAATGGATTCGAGCACGATCCCGAAGCGGCCACGGACGTGCGTATCGCGCTGCTCAACGAGGCTGCGGCAACCGGCGCCCTGCTGGCCGCGGCTCATGTTGCGTTCCCGTCGATCGGGCATGTTGCAAAGCACGGAGAAAGCTTCCGGTTCGTGCCGGTGCAATGGGATTATTGA
- a CDS encoding chromate transporter: MAPQQGPDRPAYTLWQLVAYFLRLGTLGFGGPVALAGYMHRDLVERRGWITDGDYKEGLALAQLAPGPLAAQLAIYLGYVHYRIRGATLVGLAFVLPSFLMVLGLGWAYVRFGGLTWMQSVFYGVGAAVIGIIAISAYKLTAKSVGRDKLLWAVYLTLATVTVITESEIAWLFLAAGVLVWFWRAPPKWLRQSGANALAATQMPAASGLFSALDWPLLSQLGVFFAKAGAFVFGSGLAIVPFLYGGVVTEYHWLNEKQFVDAVAVAMITPGPVVITVGFIGYLVAGLPGACVAALATFLPCYLFTVLPAPYFKKYGKLPAILAFVDGVTAAAIGAITGAVIVLAKRSIVDGPTLLLALATVALLLKFKKLPEPVIITAAALIGLVVYPMLRP, from the coding sequence ATGGCACCACAGCAAGGCCCTGACCGTCCCGCCTATACCCTCTGGCAGCTGGTCGCCTATTTTCTCCGCCTGGGAACCCTTGGCTTCGGCGGCCCGGTAGCACTGGCCGGCTATATGCACCGCGACCTGGTGGAGCGGCGTGGCTGGATTACCGATGGCGACTACAAGGAAGGCCTCGCGCTGGCGCAACTGGCGCCAGGCCCGTTGGCGGCCCAGTTGGCCATCTATCTCGGCTACGTGCATTACCGCATCCGGGGTGCAACGCTGGTCGGCCTGGCATTCGTGCTGCCGTCCTTTCTCATGGTGCTGGGATTGGGCTGGGCTTATGTCCGTTTTGGCGGCCTCACCTGGATGCAGTCCGTGTTCTATGGGGTGGGTGCCGCCGTTATCGGCATCATTGCCATCAGCGCATACAAGCTGACCGCCAAGAGCGTGGGCCGCGACAAGCTGTTGTGGGCGGTCTACCTGACGCTGGCTACCGTGACCGTCATCACCGAATCCGAAATCGCCTGGCTGTTTCTCGCCGCCGGCGTACTGGTCTGGTTCTGGCGCGCTCCCCCGAAGTGGCTGCGCCAAAGCGGCGCCAATGCGCTGGCGGCCACGCAGATGCCGGCCGCAAGCGGGCTTTTCAGCGCGCTCGACTGGCCGCTGCTGTCACAGCTTGGCGTGTTCTTTGCCAAGGCGGGCGCCTTTGTATTCGGCTCGGGTCTTGCGATCGTGCCGTTTCTCTACGGCGGCGTGGTAACGGAATACCACTGGCTCAACGAAAAGCAATTCGTCGATGCGGTGGCCGTGGCCATGATCACTCCCGGCCCCGTGGTCATCACGGTGGGATTCATCGGCTACCTGGTGGCCGGACTGCCGGGGGCCTGTGTGGCGGCATTGGCTACCTTCCTGCCTTGCTACCTGTTCACGGTACTGCCGGCCCCCTACTTCAAGAAATACGGGAAGCTTCCCGCCATCCTCGCCTTTGTCGACGGCGTCACGGCGGCGGCGATTGGCGCGATTACCGGGGCCGTGATCGTGCTGGCCAAACGCTCGATCGTCGATGGCCCCACCCTGTTGCTGGCGCTGGCCACGGTCGCACTTTTGCTGAAGTTCAAAAAGCTGCCTGAGCCGGTCATCATCACCGCTGCCGCGTTGATCGGCCTGGTCGTTTATCCGATGTTGCGGCCCTGA
- a CDS encoding copper resistance protein — protein sequence MRTTIRRLWLAAFLLSAFLTVQLAAAAYACEGSRYSLSATEEMAGMTEACPDMAMEHAGPGVHDGLCQEHCQFGSKSADHATPQIPAFHPVLVNVVVPAPIPVMAHRLAAPRDAIPRAPPRPLPILHCCFRT from the coding sequence GTGCGTACTACTATTCGTCGGCTCTGGCTTGCCGCCTTCCTGCTGAGCGCTTTCCTGACAGTGCAACTGGCAGCGGCGGCGTATGCGTGCGAGGGCAGCCGGTATTCGCTGAGCGCGACGGAAGAGATGGCGGGCATGACTGAAGCCTGCCCCGACATGGCAATGGAACACGCCGGGCCAGGCGTACATGACGGGCTATGCCAGGAGCATTGCCAGTTCGGCTCGAAGTCGGCCGACCATGCCACGCCTCAGATTCCCGCCTTCCATCCGGTGCTGGTCAATGTCGTGGTGCCCGCGCCGATACCGGTCATGGCACATCGCCTGGCCGCTCCCCGCGATGCGATTCCCCGGGCGCCGCCACGCCCCCTCCCCATCCTTCACTGCTGTTTCCGAACGTAG
- a CDS encoding carboxymuconolactone decarboxylase family protein, with product MPRTVALKPEQVPADSKPTLDAFTKSIGFTPNMMATFAQSPIAFNAWATLLGSLSKALDVKTRDSIGLAVSEVNGCNYCLAVHSFTAEHMARLAPDEIILARQGHANDPKRDAAVRFARKVIETRGNVTDADFQTVREAGYTDAHIMEIVALVAMYSLTNFINNVFDPDKDFPAVAPAGSV from the coding sequence ATGCCAAGAACTGTTGCCCTGAAGCCGGAACAAGTGCCGGCCGATTCGAAACCGACCCTCGACGCGTTCACCAAAAGCATCGGATTCACGCCGAACATGATGGCGACCTTCGCCCAAAGTCCGATCGCGTTCAACGCATGGGCCACGCTGCTGGGTTCCCTGAGCAAGGCGCTCGACGTGAAGACGCGTGACAGCATCGGCCTCGCCGTGTCCGAAGTGAACGGCTGCAATTACTGCCTGGCGGTTCACAGCTTTACCGCCGAGCATATGGCCAGGCTGGCGCCGGATGAGATCATTCTCGCCCGGCAAGGGCATGCCAACGATCCGAAGCGTGACGCCGCGGTCCGGTTTGCGCGCAAAGTCATCGAGACCCGCGGCAACGTCACTGACGCCGACTTCCAGACCGTCCGCGAGGCTGGTTACACGGATGCGCACATCATGGAAATCGTCGCGCTGGTTGCCATGTATTCGCTGACTAACTTCATCAATAACGTGTTTGATCCCGACAAGGACTTTCCTGCCGTTGCGCCGGCCGGCTCGGTCTGA
- a CDS encoding chromate resistance protein ChrB domain-containing protein codes for MTAITQSWALLIVTLPTSGATARMRIWRAIKSMGCAALRDGAYLLPAGVEQVGQLRQLADETRQENGQAWLLQVSAGTPDDEIAFRALFDRGADYDELQAALAEALDGLSDHNSAELNRLLRRHERAYEAIRRIDFFPNEASRRAEAGWNDFSRTIEAIQSPGEPQPLTRTIPRRDAAQYQGRRWATRRHLWADRVASAWLIRRFIDPHARFLWLESPADCPDDALGFDFDGATFTHVGDRVSFEVLLASFGLEANRVLGRLARMIHALDIGGISVPEASGFEAMLAGARARLQDDDALLAEISSVLDSLYAHFSANQRP; via the coding sequence ATGACCGCAATCACTCAATCCTGGGCGCTGCTGATCGTCACGCTTCCCACGTCAGGCGCCACCGCGCGCATGCGGATCTGGCGTGCGATCAAGAGTATGGGGTGCGCCGCGCTGCGTGACGGGGCCTATCTTTTGCCCGCGGGCGTGGAACAGGTCGGCCAGTTGCGCCAGCTTGCTGACGAAACCCGGCAGGAAAACGGACAAGCCTGGCTTCTGCAAGTCAGTGCCGGAACTCCGGACGACGAGATCGCGTTCCGCGCCTTGTTCGACCGCGGCGCTGACTATGACGAACTGCAGGCTGCGCTGGCCGAAGCGCTTGATGGGCTCTCCGACCATAACAGCGCTGAACTGAATCGACTGCTGCGCCGCCACGAGCGCGCCTATGAAGCGATCCGCCGGATCGACTTCTTTCCGAATGAGGCGTCGCGCCGCGCAGAAGCGGGATGGAATGATTTCAGCCGGACCATCGAGGCAATCCAGTCGCCGGGCGAGCCCCAGCCGCTCACCCGTACGATCCCGCGCCGGGATGCCGCGCAATATCAGGGGCGGCGCTGGGCCACGCGCCGCCATCTGTGGGCGGACCGCGTGGCCAGCGCCTGGCTGATACGGCGCTTCATCGATCCCCATGCACGGTTCCTCTGGCTGGAAAGCCCCGCCGATTGCCCGGACGATGCACTGGGCTTCGACTTCGACGGAGCGACGTTTACGCATGTGGGCGATCGCGTTTCCTTCGAAGTGCTGCTGGCCAGTTTTGGACTCGAGGCTAACCGGGTACTCGGCCGGCTTGCCAGAATGATCCATGCACTGGATATCGGCGGCATCTCGGTGCCGGAGGCCAGTGGCTTCGAAGCCATGCTGGCCGGCGCGCGAGCGCGGCTGCAGGATGACGACGCGTTGCTGGCGGAAATCAGCTCGGTGCTGGATTCGCTCTACGCGCATTTTTCAGCCAACCAAAGACCCTGA
- a CDS encoding copper-transporting P-type ATPase — translation MNRTSSDRDAKMPGRHGGAQGDHAHHHEHAHHHVHAHEQSGTGTEPAPAQPPAEGTIYTCPMHPEIRQDHPGNCPKCGMTLEPLMPELDEDENPELADFRRRFWWTLPLTGVVFVLAMFGHRLGWMDLSTQGRVELALSTPVVLWAGWPFFVRCFQSIVNRSPNMWTLIGIGTGAAYLYSVVATVIPAAFPQEFAEHGRIGVYFEAAAVIISLTLLGQLLELKARSQTSAAIKSLLGLAPKTARRIGPGGIEEDVPLAHVHVGDLLRVRPGEKVPVDGVVTEGTSAVDESMITGEPIPTTKRAGDRVIGATMNTSGSLVIQSEKVGSQTVLSQIVQMVAQAQRSKAPMQRLADKVAGVFVVGVIGIAVLTLVAWGLFGPEPGWVFGLINAVAVLIIACPCALGLATPMSIMVASGKGASGGVLFRDAAAIENLRKVDTLIVDKTGTLTEGRPVFERAIGANGFTEEDVLRLAASLDQGSEHPLAAAIVEAARSRGLRLDKPESFESSSGIGVRGALAGSKIAIGNTALMEAEGVATEALVAQADTLRAQGASVMYLAVDSKLAGLLAVSDPVKITTPEALERLREEGIRVVMATGDGIATARAVAAKLGVDEFHGEVKPADKLELVKSLQQSGAVVAMAGDGINDAPALAQADVGIAMGTGTDVAMNSAQVTLVKGDLRGIARARQLSHATIRNMKQNLGFAFIYNALGVPLAAGALYPATGLLLSPMIAALAMSLSSASVIANALRLRGAAS, via the coding sequence ATGAACAGGACGAGCAGCGACCGCGATGCCAAGATGCCTGGACGCCACGGTGGCGCACAGGGTGACCACGCCCATCATCACGAGCATGCGCATCACCATGTTCATGCTCATGAGCAATCCGGCACCGGGACCGAGCCAGCCCCGGCGCAGCCTCCCGCCGAGGGCACGATCTATACCTGCCCGATGCATCCGGAAATCCGCCAGGACCATCCGGGCAACTGCCCGAAATGCGGCATGACGCTGGAACCGTTGATGCCGGAACTCGATGAGGATGAAAACCCGGAACTGGCGGACTTCCGTCGCCGCTTCTGGTGGACGCTTCCGCTGACCGGAGTGGTGTTCGTACTGGCGATGTTCGGGCATCGCCTTGGCTGGATGGACCTGTCGACGCAGGGCCGGGTCGAGCTTGCCTTGTCGACGCCGGTGGTGCTGTGGGCAGGGTGGCCGTTCTTCGTCCGGTGTTTCCAGTCGATCGTCAACCGCAGTCCCAACATGTGGACGTTGATCGGGATCGGCACTGGCGCCGCCTATCTCTACAGCGTCGTTGCGACCGTCATTCCGGCCGCCTTTCCGCAGGAGTTTGCCGAGCATGGCCGCATCGGCGTCTACTTCGAGGCTGCGGCAGTGATCATCTCCCTCACTTTGCTGGGACAGCTGCTTGAACTGAAGGCCCGCTCCCAGACCTCGGCCGCCATCAAATCGCTGCTGGGGCTGGCGCCCAAGACGGCGAGACGCATCGGTCCCGGCGGCATCGAGGAAGACGTACCCCTGGCCCATGTGCATGTTGGCGACCTGCTGCGCGTGCGGCCCGGCGAGAAGGTGCCGGTCGACGGGGTCGTGACGGAAGGCACCAGCGCCGTCGACGAGTCGATGATCACCGGCGAGCCGATTCCTACCACCAAGCGCGCCGGCGACCGTGTCATCGGCGCCACCATGAACACATCGGGCAGCCTGGTGATCCAGTCCGAAAAGGTCGGCTCGCAGACCGTGCTGTCGCAGATTGTCCAGATGGTTGCGCAGGCGCAGCGCTCGAAGGCGCCGATGCAGCGCTTGGCGGACAAGGTTGCCGGCGTCTTCGTCGTCGGCGTCATCGGCATCGCGGTGCTGACCTTGGTCGCGTGGGGACTGTTCGGTCCCGAGCCGGGTTGGGTGTTCGGCCTGATCAATGCCGTCGCGGTGCTGATCATCGCCTGTCCTTGCGCGCTGGGCCTGGCCACACCGATGTCGATCATGGTGGCAAGCGGCAAGGGGGCGTCCGGGGGCGTGCTGTTCCGCGACGCCGCGGCAATCGAAAACCTGCGCAAGGTCGATACCCTGATTGTGGACAAGACCGGGACGCTCACCGAGGGCAGGCCGGTATTCGAGCGCGCGATCGGCGCCAATGGCTTTACCGAGGAAGACGTGCTGCGGTTGGCAGCCAGCCTGGATCAAGGCAGCGAACACCCACTGGCGGCGGCGATCGTCGAAGCCGCCCGTAGTCGAGGCCTGCGGCTGGACAAGCCGGAAAGCTTCGAGTCGAGTTCGGGCATTGGGGTAAGGGGCGCGTTGGCAGGCAGCAAGATTGCGATCGGAAACACCGCGCTCATGGAAGCCGAGGGCGTGGCCACCGAAGCACTGGTAGCGCAGGCGGACACATTGCGTGCGCAAGGCGCCAGCGTCATGTATCTCGCGGTCGACAGCAAGCTTGCAGGCCTGCTCGCCGTCTCCGACCCGGTCAAAATCACCACGCCCGAGGCGCTGGAGCGTCTTCGTGAAGAAGGCATCCGTGTCGTCATGGCCACTGGCGACGGCATCGCAACCGCCAGAGCGGTGGCCGCAAAACTTGGCGTGGACGAATTCCATGGCGAGGTCAAGCCGGCCGACAAGCTGGAACTTGTCAAATCCCTGCAGCAGTCCGGCGCGGTGGTCGCCATGGCCGGCGACGGCATCAATGACGCGCCGGCGCTGGCGCAGGCGGATGTCGGTATCGCCATGGGAACCGGCACCGATGTCGCGATGAACAGCGCCCAGGTCACGCTGGTCAAAGGGGATTTGCGCGGCATCGCCCGCGCCCGGCAACTCTCGCACGCGACCATTCGGAACATGAAGCAGAATCTCGGTTTTGCGTTCATTTACAACGCCCTCGGCGTGCCGCTGGCGGCCGGCGCGCTGTATCCCGCGACGGGCCTGTTGCTGTCGCCGATGATCGCGGCGCTGGCGATGAGCCTGAGTTCGGCCTCGGTCATTGCCAATGCGCTGCGTCTCAGGGGCGCTGCTTCGTAA
- a CDS encoding DUF1484 family protein, which translates to MQEKTHPKHETIFVGIPAETLESLDRIQAGLGSVLSLLEVESERSEGCHGVHCLLAMIKMQVDQMAEALQPEAESL; encoded by the coding sequence ATGCAAGAGAAAACCCATCCGAAGCACGAAACCATCTTCGTCGGCATTCCCGCGGAAACTCTGGAATCCCTCGACCGAATCCAGGCCGGCCTGGGCAGCGTCCTGTCGCTGCTGGAAGTGGAAAGCGAACGGTCCGAGGGATGCCACGGCGTTCATTGCCTGCTGGCGATGATCAAGATGCAGGTGGATCAGATGGCCGAGGCTTTGCAGCCTGAGGCTGAGTCGTTATGA
- a CDS encoding AraC family transcriptional regulator — protein MSQVDWLSQLLEIITVTGRLEVRCVYGAPWRVAWPQSAAHEIPYHVVLKGRAIVENPQTQTTRELVAGDIVLLPHGSAHVLHDGSGQQPGRTHNRHGAAGWMLSQNDGPGEQLDLLCGRFLIEPPHDRLIRSYLPTDLVVRAMGNHREEASASASHHLAGLLELMRMEATGDKLGGCAMLNALTSALFTLVLRAASESAQAPAGLLALVGHPRLAPAISAMFADPARPWTLRDLADLCSMSRATFMRHFQDKLGRSAIELLTDIRMSLAANALKKPAMTTEAVADSVGYRSVAAFRRAFTETMGMTPGQWRRVARETDNASA, from the coding sequence ATGTCCCAGGTCGACTGGCTGAGCCAACTGCTGGAAATAATCACCGTCACCGGGCGGCTGGAGGTCCGTTGCGTCTATGGTGCGCCATGGCGGGTAGCCTGGCCTCAGTCCGCGGCCCACGAGATCCCCTACCACGTCGTACTCAAGGGCCGGGCGATCGTCGAGAACCCGCAGACGCAGACGACCCGGGAACTGGTGGCAGGAGATATCGTGCTATTGCCTCACGGGTCGGCCCACGTACTGCACGATGGCAGTGGGCAGCAGCCGGGGCGTACCCACAATCGCCACGGTGCTGCAGGATGGATGCTCAGCCAGAATGATGGCCCGGGCGAGCAGCTGGACCTGTTATGCGGGCGATTTCTCATCGAGCCGCCGCATGATCGGCTGATTCGCAGTTATCTGCCCACGGACCTGGTGGTACGTGCGATGGGCAACCATCGCGAAGAGGCCTCGGCATCCGCTTCGCATCACCTCGCCGGCCTGCTGGAGCTGATGCGCATGGAGGCGACCGGCGACAAACTGGGCGGATGCGCGATGCTCAACGCGCTTACCTCGGCGCTGTTCACATTGGTGCTGCGCGCCGCCAGCGAATCCGCGCAGGCCCCCGCAGGCTTGTTGGCGCTTGTCGGTCATCCACGTCTGGCTCCGGCCATTTCCGCCATGTTCGCCGATCCGGCGCGGCCCTGGACCTTGCGGGATCTGGCCGACTTGTGCAGCATGTCGCGCGCCACCTTCATGCGGCACTTCCAGGACAAGCTGGGACGCTCAGCCATCGAATTGCTGACCGATATCAGGATGAGCCTGGCCGCCAACGCGCTGAAGAAACCGGCGATGACCACAGAGGCCGTGGCGGATTCGGTCGGGTATCGGTCCGTGGCTGCATTCCGGCGGGCGTTCACTGAAACGATGGGAATGACGCCGGGGCAATGGCGCCGTGTGGCTCGCGAAACGGATAACGCCTCTGCATGA
- a CDS encoding nitroreductase family protein: MTQEITRTNAVIECILSRSAAKYYDPAAALSDDEIRALVRIGTSAPTSFHMQNWRFIAVRSAEAKARLSPIAWNQPPITEAAVTFIVCGQLADSSVIPDRLAPLVEAGVMPAEMVPEWEIPARDLYMDYPQRQRDEAVRSGTFGAAAMIYAARSLGLGSTPMIGFDAEAVHREFGLAGNEVPVMLLSVGAERNGNWPQKPRLPVAEVLDLV; encoded by the coding sequence ATGACGCAGGAAATCACCCGGACCAATGCAGTCATCGAATGCATCTTGAGCCGCAGCGCGGCCAAGTACTACGATCCCGCCGCCGCCCTGAGCGACGACGAAATCCGCGCGCTGGTACGAATCGGCACCAGCGCGCCGACATCCTTCCACATGCAGAACTGGCGCTTCATCGCCGTACGTTCCGCCGAGGCCAAGGCACGGCTCAGTCCGATCGCCTGGAACCAGCCCCCGATCACCGAAGCTGCCGTGACTTTCATCGTCTGTGGTCAGCTGGCCGATTCGAGCGTAATACCGGATCGCCTGGCGCCGCTGGTGGAGGCGGGCGTCATGCCGGCGGAGATGGTGCCGGAATGGGAAATCCCCGCACGCGACCTGTACATGGACTATCCGCAGCGCCAGCGTGACGAGGCCGTACGCAGCGGCACCTTCGGCGCGGCGGCAATGATCTACGCCGCCCGCTCGCTAGGCCTGGGTTCGACGCCGATGATTGGCTTCGATGCCGAAGCGGTACACCGCGAGTTCGGACTGGCGGGGAATGAAGTGCCCGTCATGCTGTTGTCCGTAGGCGCAGAGCGCAACGGAAACTGGCCGCAGAAGCCGCGCCTCCCGGTGGCCGAGGTGCTGGACCTGGTATAG